The following is a genomic window from Kogia breviceps isolate mKogBre1 chromosome 4, mKogBre1 haplotype 1, whole genome shotgun sequence.
AAATAGCCATCTGCTATTATGTAATGTCAAAAGATATTTTCAGTGATCAATTCCCTGTGTTTTCAGGATAtattaaagtttgaaaagaatTTGGAGAGCTAGGGAACCATGTTTTTTCTTACGAAAGTGAAAACTTTTAGGTAATTTGTTTGCCACACCAAGTGCTTATtagtttattaaaatgaattccTAAGGCCGCATCATAGAATCCCTTCAGCTTACATTTAAGATCACTTTTATGCTGCAAAAGAATGTTGTCTCCTGAACTATGTGGGTGACATATCATACTTAGTGATGTTAAGTGAAAAACTGAACTGCAAATAATGCTCCAGATTTGCCCCTAAAATGTAAATGTGCCCACCCAATTAGAGTTTCATGTTGAAATGTGATGGGAGGGGTTGAATCATTGAGGATGTGTAAGAACTCAGAGATGGAGGTAGGAAATTTAGTAACATTTGccttgaaaaactgaaatatgGGATGAGTAAAACTCCACGATATGGTCACTAACAtgggaaaatgaagagaaaatattgtGGCCATTTGAGAAACGTCTTATTGTAaccctgaaaataatttttaaaatctctcgtTTCTTTCCCCTAGTTCACTTAAGGCCATTAATTATAGGTGTTGGTTGAATAAGTGGTAGCAGCcccccaaattaaaataacaatgctaCTTACAACTAATATtcttcagttcttttttaaaaaaaataaatttatttatttatttttggctgcattgggtcttcattgctgtgtgcaggctttctctagttgtggtgagctggggctactcttcgttccgGTGCCCAggcttcattgcggtggcttctcttgttgcggagcacaggctctaggcacgcaggcttcagtagttgtggctctcaggctcttgagcacaggctcagtagttgtggcgcatgggcttagttgctccatggtatgtgggatcttcccagaccagggctcgaacctgtgtcccctgcattggcaggaggattcttaaccactgtgccaccagggaagcccctaatatcCTTTAGTTCTGATCCAACTTATGTCAGCCCCTAAGCCTAGGGACTTTATATTTAATCTGTAGTTCATTAATAATTGATGAAGTCCACTACGCAAGATTCATTGGAACATTCTCTCCAGTGGATTGTGCCATTGGGCTTATGTACCtcctttattattattgagtTCCACCAGGCTATTTTGTGCTATGACCTTGCTATTTCTAAGGATGACAGTAGCCTGGAAATAAAGGCCATTTTGTTTCTTACAAGAATTCTGGTCCCTCTCTTTGGTTTAAAGCATTAAACCAAAACCCTTTGTCCCCACAGACAAAAGCAACTACTACAGTTCTCAGGTCAAAATCAGAATCAGATAACGTCAGAGATTCAAATTCTCTCCTTCAGCTTTCAACACTACAGTTCTGCTCAATGGCTTGGAGCTACCCTGTGTAATACATTCACACTTCAGGTCTTATAATCCTAATATCCTCCTAAACTGTCATTGTCAGCAttcaaatatttccatttctaaagGGTTttcttactctgtgtgtgtgcatgtgtgctcaTGCACACATGCGTGTTGCTCTCTTtcacatttcttccatttttgacATTTCAGGCTGATGAGATAAACTTTTTACCTCTGTTACCAATGCACAGACTTGCTGACATGACTGAGAGGAAAGAAAGGCATTTGAGTACTGTACCTTCTGAACTATCATTTTTCTCTCTAGATTTCCAGAAGGGGAAACATTAAGAGTTCCCTAAACTAAGCCTGGAAAGTGGACCAATTTTTCCATGACTAGCCAACAACAGGCTATGTTTTTCTAGTGTTTTGGAGGGCAGAGGAGGGCCAGGTGAGGCTGAACTGCCTCCTTGGCAACGTGTGGACCTGTGCTCGCTTCTCTCCTTTTGCTGGAGCAGTATTCTCTGCGTGGACTGCTgcagtgggagagggaggatgcACAGCCCAGGCCTCAGCACTCCCTGAGCCTTGCCTTTTCCTGGCTGGCTCCACaatatttgaaagaaacaaaGACTCTCCCAACAGTATGTTTGTTCCCTGAGCAAAAGAGCATGAGAAATTGCTTCTTTCTAGAAACTCACTACATTAGGATGCACTGGAACGTTTCATTCTCAGCACCAACCTGGCCAGTTTGAAGGAAGAATTTGGGgaaatgtttttcattctttttcgcTCATTCCTTGTTAGATGCAGCACATGCCCTAGcagggacttttaaaaaatagttcccTTTTGGTCTTTAGTGATTTCAGTACCTCCACCCACCTATAAACAGTAGAGGCTTGGAGGTCCCAGACCAGCAActcacttttcctctctctctttaggATGCCAGAGATggttctctgtttcttttctcccatttttctcaTAACATTTTTATGCTGACCCATGACGGAAGATGAAGGTGACCATAGTGAGATGTCTTTAAGATGTGCAAAAGTGAGGGTCACTTAGCAGGTTGAACTAACACTAGGCTGCTCACCTCTGCTGGCTGCATCTGCTCactgtagtaagttttaaaaggCCATTCCCTGACAATAGTGTTAGCTCTTGTTTGTTCACTCTGAAATCCAAACTGGAATGGGATggaaatcaaatattttattcatctctatGGAAGAATTCAAGTGAAAAGGGCAgaataaaaacaactaaaaacttttctttccaccttttaacctttttattctcaaaatcctaacttttctgttttgtaatcaATTGGAATTCTAATCAATCTGTCTTCTCAATTCCTGGTGGCAAAAAATCCATGGAAATAGCACTATAGCATAATGCCTATAatagtgttagctattattattgttgttttgtgtCATAATTATTAATATGATTATAACTTTTTGTAGAAATCTTAAATCGGTTTTGTATCTATTCTTACTTCCTGAAGACATGACTGTGTGTTTATATAATCAAAAGTGAATTGTAAGAAGGTGATTACATGCTTAAACTGAGCGATTACATTCATAACAGGAAGCTGTGAAAAAGGACAGTCTTGAATTTCTACAAAAAATTGGTGAATATGCTTAggctttttaaagacattttattcTCTATCTTTTGTCCCTCTAGACTTTGTGGATTTGAACCATTCTATGATGAAAGAGGCGATCAGTTCATGTTTAGGAGAATTCTGAACTGTGAATATTACTTTATCTCCCCCTGGTGGGATGAAGTATCTTTAAATGCCAAGGATTTGGTAAGTGTgaccaaaacaaaatgaaacaaaatgaaataaaatccctCGCATTCATTTTTATCTAATTAATGGGCAgtgccattttttaaatcaacCCCTCttaatagcttatttctttttaattataaagtatttttaatgaaacaatGCACACTAATGCATTTTCCTTATAGATAATGAAAAAAGATATGTTTGATTCATCTGTAGCTGAATTATCACAAGTTACAAATTACAGCATATTAATTAATGAGTTTTTACCATCTAGTCAATGCAGAACCTTGCTTATGATGACAGCTGTGCTGAGTGAATCCAAACATAATTTACACAGAAGACTTCTGTTTTAAAATGGCTTGCTATCACCTTGATTAGTAGTACTTTGAATAAAACAACATTGCTTCTTGAAATGTTCAAACTTATTAAAATATCCTGATAGTAACACAAGTCCCATCATGCATGATTATCATTATACAAGTTACACTatatgttttgtttggtttttttgtttgttttacttggtATCTCACTTCAGGTAACATTGAAGTTTGTTTGCATTCAGGAAACACATACCCTCTAGGGAGATGGCCCACCTGTTCTAAAATAAAGAGGATACTAGGGTGTAATTGAAACATTTACCATCAATCCTCTAGAGAGAAATCCCGAAGAAATAACTAAAAGCTGACTTCTGACTCATAGAAGGTTAGATCTCCAAGGGATCTTAGGAGTCATCTAATCTTCcctgcattttaaagatgagtttgctaaagcccagagaagtgaaatgactgtccaagttcacacagcttctCAGCAGAAAGGCATTGTTAGGAACTAAGGATACAGATTTCCAGACCCCTTATCCAGTGCTCTTTTCCCTCCTTACCATCTGTGTTCTTTCATGAAAACATATTTCCTACAGGTCACGGATTTTCCAACATGGTTGTGAAAGAGAGGCCATGTGTGTGATGTGGGAATGTGTCATCCCAACTCCTCCCTCATGTCAGGGCCCACACTCCTAAACATCTCTCGAATCCGTCCACTTATCTCCACCTCCACTACAACTGCCTAGTCCAAGTCCCATCCTCTCCTGGTTCACGGCCACAACCTCCTATCTGGTCTCCTTGCCTCTTCTTGTGCTCTTCTCAAGTACACTCTCCACACAGGATCCAGAGGaatggttttgtaaataagtgtCACCCTCTCTTCTGCCACTCATTTGACATCACTCTCCCTTGATCTCTCTTTCCTCCAGAGCACTAGACTTCCAGTCCCTCATCAGTGTAGCTCTGGGTATGGGCCATTgctcttttttctgctctgtgatGTTCTTTCCTCCATCCTCTCCACcattacatacacatacacacctctTTACATAGGTAACTCTTATCTTCAAGCCCTGGCTGCCATTTGGCATTCTCTGGGAGATCTCGTCTTCAGCAGGCCATTCTTCTCACAATTGGTTCATTCCTTCTGCCACTTGTTCCTCTCCCCCTAGACTTCCTTTTTCATGATGGTCATCATTTCTATATACTTGCTCAAAGGTGTTCCTTAATTAGATTGTAAGCTCTGGGAGAGGGTGAAGCACATGTGCCCAGATCTTAGTACCATATGGATATAAAGTacaggctcaataaatatttgttgaatgaaaccATGAATCAGGAAACAGACCAAGGATTCTTAAAGTCTGACATGCCTGGATTCAAGTGACCCCCCCTTCCTATAATTTACAGGTATGACCTTGGGCTagcctaacctctctgtgctttagttttcttctctGGGATGATACCAGTACCTATCTCTAGGTCTTTAGAAGAGTTAAGGGATATAATACATACTAAGTAATCACCACCAACTAACTCAATAATAACCCCATTATTTAGtcctccttccatttttttttaatccctcataaaaattaaatggatAAGAGGGTTAGCTGTGATGTTCCTTCATTCAGCTAGACCTCCTGTTggttaataaatttataaaacttcaGAACTAAAGCAATCATTGAGCCTCATAATGTGTACTTATTACCAAAACCTGCATCTGTTCTGTCATGAGCAGAGGCTATGGTGCCATTGAGAGGGGAGTTGGGCTATAAGAGGAACCGTAGGATAATGGCAAGgctttgggtttgaatcctgacaaGGTCACTGGAAATTTTCAgcaagtttcttttgtttttgtttttgtttttgtgcggtacgcgggcctctcactgttgtggcctctcccattgcggagcacaggctccggatgcgcaggctcagcggccacggctcacaggcccagccgctccgcggcatgtgggatcttcccggaccggggcacgaacccatgtcccccgcatcggcaggcggactcccaaccactgcgccaccagggaagcccccagcaagTTTCTTAATAATTCTGTGCCGCAGTATcttcaaatgtaaaaattaatgatgacatatataaaattttggtACATACTGGCTTTCAGTtaattctttgtcttttcatgAGGAGGAGGATGGTAATGATAAGAGGAAACGGATGATTAGAAAATGAGAGGGAAATATCTGTCAGGGATGGTGTAAGGATTAGGtatcatttacataaaattattagTATATGTGCTCAGCAGATGATAGCTCTGACTACTATCAAATTTGTATTACTACTgtgcattctttttcttaattatccTTATCTCCTTCCACCTCCTCTCTGATTTTAAGACTAAGCAGTCTCACGTCTCTGCCCTTTACAAATTCAGTGTCTCTACCCCCAACACACATTTCTTTGCAAATGCTAcaaaaaggaagtgaaaagagAACCAGATATTCATTCTTCATTTGACTAGCTGCCTGATTCTGTTAGCCTGTGTTCAGTTCTTAGGTTATTAGAGTTAGAAAAGATCATGCCTTAAATCATCCAAAGCCCCTCATTTTACATATTGGCAGACTGAAACCCAGAGAGGTTGACTACCTTGGAGGCACTATGGTGTAGTGGTCATGAGACAAACTCTAAGACCCGAGTTTGAGTATAGCCCCCACCAGTTACGAGTTGTCTGACCTTACACAAGTCACTAAATCTTTCTGAGCTTCCTTCCATCCCTCATTTATGAATTGGAGCTAATAGTTACTAATTGATAAGGTTATGGACAGGGTTACAtgagtttgttggttttttttaatgttatatgtcTATAAGAATGTatttatcagggcttccctggtggcgcagtggttgagagtccgcctgccgatgcaggggacatgggttcgtgccccggtccaggaagatcccacatgccgcagagcggctgggcccgtgagccatggccgctgagtctgtgtgtccggagcctgtgctccacaatgggagaggccatggcagtgagaggcccatgtaccacacacacacacacacacacacacacacacacacacacacacacacacaaagaatgtaTTTATCGATACAAAGGAATTAGGGTGGAAATGAGGTCATGTACGAAAGGGCCCAGGAGGGTGTCCATAGTCACCCAATTCACATGTGGTCTTTGTCTAAGGTCACAAAAGTAGTTAGAGACTTTGAATAAGTTAGGACTTGAACATGCTTCTTGACTCCAAATGGTCTCTGCCTCATTCCAGGTCACCCCTTCTGAGCCTAGGGCTGGGGATTATTTTGGTTGATGATCTTCCTGGAAATTTATTGTCTGCTCATCCTCACAAGCAGGGGTAAACCTCCCAGAATGGGCTACCATTGGTTTGAATTCAGTCCTTTAAACAAATCATACCCCCAAGCTACTGACACCTTTACTTTGATTCTAAATAGGCTTTTACCCCAGCTCTTGGCTTATTCCTTCAACTACCCTCAAGGGATTAGAGAGAGCTATTAACTTCATTATAGACTCATGGTATAATCATAAGGGCTATGATACTGCCCCTATTGTTTGCCATTCAGTTCCCATAGAAAGAATGATGGATGCAATGAACGATTCCGTCTCCATTGATGTGTATTTTAAGCTCTGAATTCTAAGTGATGTGAAGTGCAGCCGAGAATTATTCAGATGCTAGTTCTCATTCAAAGAACTTCCAGTCTATAGGCAAGGCAGGACTTGTTTCTTTGACCTCTGTGGGCAAGCTGTCCACCAGTTTGGGCTCTCAGGTAGCCTACGCACACCACTCTCAGATTCCTCAGCTACTGCTACCTGAAGCCATCTCTACAGTGACCTCTGGGGACTTAAAAAAactgttttatgtatatttagTGTACTGCCAAGGAAATTAAATAAGACCTAGAAGTTCACGAGTTGAGGGGCAAGCCCAGGTCACCGTAAAAATCTCCCTAAGAAGACTATGGTTCTTTATAATTTCAGGTCAGAAAATTAATTGTGTTGGATCCTAAGAAAAGGCTGACTACCTTCCAAGCTCTCCAGCACCCGTGGGTCACAGGTAAAGCAGCCAATTTTGTACACATGGATACAGCTCAAAAGAAGCTCCAAGAATTCAATGCCCGGCGCAAGCTCAAGGTTAGAtggcatttatttgttttattttaaaaaaaagatttctctcATATCTTGATGATCAAAGATAATTCCACTATTATTTATCTAATACTATTAATCATCTCCTGTGATACCAGGAAAAATCCTGCTTTGAAATCCCAACAGTGCTGGTATAAAGCCAATTGTAGTTCTGTTATCCTCTCATAAGAAttcattgtggggttttttggttttttggtttttttggaggTGGGGGGCACCACgccactcggcttgtgggatcttagtgaaagcgccgagtcttaaccactggaccaccagggaattcccagaattcATTGTTAATAAAGGGAAATGTGTTGTATGTTGAGCTTTACTCACCAAACAAATCCATTATCATTGCTTCTCATTTAATTAAGGCTGAACTGCTTGAACAGCATTGTTCAGGAAACATTTACTCAGAAAGTTGTCTACTTTCTGAATATgcaaaaattggggaaaaaaattttaactatgtTTTATTACATAGGCAAATAATTATActtggtaaaaattaaaataattcaagtGATAGGGAAAATTATCTACCAAAACATATCTCTTTTTATAGAATGTATATGGAATAGAAATTAGGTGCTTTTCTCTTACTTAATGGCATTTAGGACTAGCTATACATACAGGGGATCTCAGAGAACAGCTGGGGATCAAAAATAGTGTTCTATTCAGCAATTGCTTACAGGATGATACAGACTAAATAAATCTGAAGGGTTCCATGGTCATATAAATTTGAAATACACTAGATTAAACAACCTTGACTTAACCCAGGATTTCTCAAACAAATTTGACTGTGGAAGTCTTTTATCTAGATAGTGCCTAATACTTTGGGAAACACAAtctaaaatttttgaatattgGTAATCCATGGGAATATGCATTTATTCAAGTTTTTGGTTGTCCAGATGATTAAATACGCTAATTTGAGATTAAACGTATTTTGCTGTTCATTTTCCAAACAAGTTTTCATTAGACAATCTTGGAATAATATACTTTCAAAGATTAAACACTAACATATAATAACAAATTCCCTAAATGCAAAATTGAAATTGAGTTCTGATTTGGGATTTTAAGTGAAAGTAACACCTGACACTTCTGTTTCCAATCAGGCAGCAGTGAAGGCCGTGGTGGCCTCTTCCCGGTTGGGAAGCGCCAGCAGCAGCCATGGCAGCATCCAGGAGAGCCAGAAGGCCAGCCGAGAGCCATCTCCAACACAAGATGGCAATGAAGATGTTAAAGCTATTCCGGAAGGAGTGAAAATTCAAGGAGATGGGGCCCAAGTGGCAGTTGAGGGGGTAGAGGCTGAGCTGATGAAGGTGCAGGCCATAGAGAAAGTTAAAGATGCTGAAATAAATGCTGCTGAGGCCACTAAGATGGTGCCCGAGGCATTAGAGGACGGGATAAAGGAGGCTGACCCAGAAATAGAGGAGGGTCTAGTGGAGGAAAAGCTGAAGACTATTGAGGAAGCAGCAGCCCCCAAAGAAGGTCAAGAAAACCCTGCTCCAGAATTTGGAGCTCAGCAGAATGATGTGATCCTGCCAGAGTACTAAATGGCTTCCTTCCATCTGGGAGCCAAATCCTGGCACTTTATGCATTTTGTCCTTCAGCAAGGAAGGTGTGGAAGCATGATATGCACTATAGTGATTCTGTTTTTAAGgtgcaaaaaaatacatatatatcagtTGGTAATCCTAACTTCAATGCATGTGACTGCTTTATGAAAAAATAGTGTCTTCTATGGTATGTAATGGATACCAAATACCTACTGATGAATTAAATTTGAAATTGCAAGTAAACACaacataacatttaaaaacatacattttcagGGACCAGTAGCACACATTTGAAGTAAATAGTAACAAATTGTTTTTGCTTTGAAAACCTAGCCAGCCTACACCCTTTGGATTTCTTTACAAGGACTGTTGCTCAGCTAATACTAGGTAGAGCTATAAGATGTATTCCCATGACATTCACAGTCTTTTCAGTAATGTGTTCAAACTGTTTACAAGAAGATGGTTAGGTTATAGTTGTATggtatgtgcaaaaaaaaaaaatccacttataaTGGTAAGAAACTGAAGCATACTTTAAGGGCTATGAAACCATATATGCCCCTAAAGCTTGTGTGCAGAATGCTTTTTTATCTTGTCTTTATTTATACACACCATATTACTAATAACCAAAAACATTCTATTACAAATTTCTGCCATTTTACAgtcctaaaaaaattattttgcaatcTCACACTGAGGaatttattctttccttcacCTGCTCTCTAACAAGAAGTCCTTCTGATGGACAACACTTAGTGGTGGAATAAAGAAATTTAGTGAAGAAAAGGAGATAAGACTGGGACTTAGACTAATAAAGACTGACTCCTTGTCATTTTCCAGATAAAACTGAATTTATTCACAAGTTTGTACAGTTTTAAAGATAGGAACACTTTTATGAATAAACTCTATACTTACCAAGGTTCAGATATTTAGAAAAGTCTACACCAAAGGCTGGTGCCAAAGTGTCTGAATAGAGtgggaataatattccattgtaagatCATCCATTATTGACTTTAGTATAGTAAGGAAACCTCTGTTTTTATAaaagtcctttttttccttcaactgATGGTTATTTAGATATATAGCTTATGGACTAAAGATATTTCTGAAAAGCTAGTATATCTTTTTCTCATACTTGGAATGGAAGCACCCATAATTTACaatgtatttttgaaagtttCCATGTCCAGAAATGTAGAACAATGCAGCTTTTAGTTTACTttagtaaacaaaaacaaaaagaaacaatgaaaaaaaacacTGATTTCAAATCAGACTCTTGAGAAGCTGTAACATTAGACCTAATACATTaccatgatttttttcaaaatatttttctttggttttcataTAAACACTTTTCCCTTATAAAAATCACAGTTAAATTCCAAATACCTCAGATTTATTTCTAGCTTGAGcttaaatgaacatttttatcaaattaattATGCAGCATATTTTAGTAGgtttccttaattttaaaaaagggttaTTTTCAGGCCAAAATTATGGATAAAAATGAC
Proteins encoded in this region:
- the CAMK4 gene encoding calcium/calmodulin-dependent protein kinase type IV isoform X2, which encodes MLKVTVPSCSASSCSSVTASVAPGAGSLVPDYWIDGSNRDALSDFFEVESELGRGATSIVYRCKQKGTQKPYALKVLKKTVDKKIVRTEIGVLLRLSHPNIIKLKEIFETPIEISLVLELVTGGELFDRIVEKGYYSERDAADAVKQILEAVAYLHENGIVHRDLKPENLLYATPAPDAPLKIADFGLSKIVEHQVLMKTVCGTPGYCAPEILRGCAYGPEVDMWSVGIITYILLCGFEPFYDERGDQFMFRRILNCEYYFISPWWDEVSLNAKDLVRKLIVLDPKKRLTTFQALQHPWVTGKAANFVHMDTAQKKLQEFNARRKLKAAVKAVVASSRLGSASSSHGSIQESQKASREPSPTQDGNEDVKAIPEGVKIQGDGAQVAVEGVEAELMKVQAIEKVKDAEINAAEATKMVPEALEDGIKEADPEIEEGLVEEKLKTIEEAAAPKEGQENPAPEFGAQQNDVILPEY